In the Chloroflexota bacterium genome, AGAGCGGAACCCGGTCAGGTGCGTGCCGCCGTCCACGTTGTTGATGGTGTTGGCAAAGGCGTAGATGCGTTCGTCATAGCTCTGGGTGTATTGCAGCGCCGCTTCGAGCTGCAGCGAGTCAGCTTCCCCGGTAAGGAAGATCCCCTCGTTATTGATGATCGTCTTGCGCCGATTCATTTGATGCACGAAGGCGCGGATCCCGTTCTCAAAGTAGAACGTTAGTTCGCGGGCAGTCCGTTCATCGCGGAACTCGATACGAAGGGCGGGACAGAGATAGGCGATCTCACGGAAACGCTGTGCCAGCGTATTGAACTCATAGTCAAGCGTCTCCATGATCGTGGAATCGGGGAGAAAGTGGATAGTGGTACCGTTCCGGTCAGACCTGCCGACCCGCTCTACCTGGCCGAGGGGGGCGCCGCCGCGGTACTCTTGTCGGTAGACGTAGGGCGCTTGATAAACGGTGGCGACGAGTTTTATCGATAGTGCATTGACAATTGAAACGCCAACGCCGTGGAGTCCGCCGGAGACTTTGTAGCTCTTGCCGCCAAACTTGCCGCCGGCGTGCAGCCGGGTGAGCACGGTCTCCAAGGCAGATACGCCGGTCTTTTCGTGCACGTCAACCGGAATGCCGCGGCCGTTGTCCTCGATGGTGACGCTGCAATCCTCGTGTATCGTGATACGAATGCGGTCGCAAAGGCCTGCCAGTGCTTCGTCAACGCTGTTATCCACCACCTCATAGACGAGGTGGTGCAGTCCACGGACGTCTGTACTGCCAATGAACATACCGGGACGAGTCCGGACCGGTTCCAAGCCTTCCAGCACCTGAATGTCGGCAGCGGTGTAGTCGTTCAAGGCCTCTGCGGTAGGTTCGTTGTTGGATTCTAGCATCGCCGCACTAGCATTAGCTTCTATAGTGTTCTTTGCCATAGATTTCCCTTCGCGAAAGAGTAACTTGGACTGCTACGCAGAACTAGGATCCCCACGATGAATGAGTAGTCGATTCCACACATACATGAACAAAGCGATCGTCACCCAGGTCCCCACGTATGCGTTTCCAATGGTTGCGATGATTCTTCCGATACTGATACTCAGGATTTCCCAGCCTAGAATTGGCCCCCAAAGAATGCTGGTCCCAAAGACGATGAGCCAATAGAGGAAGAAGAAACCGACTGATGACCACAAGTTTGCATGGATCACGTCCAGTGTCAGCCGAATCACCTTTGGCAGACTCTGGCGCACTAGCGCAACGCTATCCACGATGAAGAAGACATAGAACGCGACCCAGAGTAGCAGGGCCACCGCCAGCAAGAGCAGCAACGCTCCAATTAACGGTACCAACGAGAGCATGAGACTGGCGACGGCGAATGGTACCAACGTTGCTACCAGCATGACTCCGACAAGCCCCCCAAGTCGATTGGTCAACCGCAGGACACGGGGCAGGAGAACCTCCCAAGGCAGTGCACTTTGTTGCACTTCCGCTGCAATCAGGGCAAGGTAGGTACCACCAAGCAAGAAACTGACCGGAAGAAGGAGTACGAGGGCTAACAGGAACTGTTGGAACGAATCCAAGACAATCGTAGCGCCCGGTCCCTCCCCGGATACGGCGACACCAAGCGAAGGCACCCAAATCCCAAGAATAAGCGAGAGCAGGTTCGACTGGCTGACTATTGTGAAGATATTCGCGCTCTCAGGGCTTGCGCCCGCTTCCAAAGTTGAGGGGGAACCTTCCGCCAGTGGAAGAAGCTCCGCTCCCAGCATTATGCGCGGCCCAAACCAAATTAACAGGTCTATTCCGATCGGCAAGAGTACCAGCCATAGGCGCCGATTGAGGAGAGAACCGGACTCTGCCAGGGCGTCGATGGGTCTGAGTGTGTGTAGGTCATTCACTGTACTATTATAGCAGTTTTGGGCGATAGTCTCAATGCGTCAAGTGTTTACATGCCAGTAACGACGGGGAGAATCGGCCTCCGTTATATCCGTTCGGTCTTAGGGTGGAAACAGGAGGAGGGAGATAGATGCGTGTGATCATCGCGGGTGGCAGCGGCTTGATCGGTCGTGCGCTGACTCATCACCTGTGCGCGCAAGGCCATTCCGCCGTTGTCTTATCCAGGCAGCCATTGAAGGTGCCGAAGCTTCCTGATGGCGCCGATGTCGCATACTGGGACGGCAGCGGCAGCGAAGGCTTGGTCGATCTGGTAGACGGCGCGCACGCGGTGGTAAACCTTGCCGGGGAGAGCATTGCCGGCAGGCGCTGGACACCTGCGCAGAAACGAAGATTGCGTGATAGCCGGATACGGTCTACCAGCGGAATAGTGGCCGCAATCCGCGCTGCGCCGCGGCAGCCGGCCGTGCTCCTCCAGGCCTCCGCAGTGGGCTATTACGGGAATACCGGCAAGGAAGTAGATGAGCAGCAGGCGCCGGGGTCCGACTTTCTCGCCGAATTGTCTCAGGAGTGGGAACACGCATCAGCGGCGGTCGAAGAGTCATCGACACGGCGGGTGCTGCTGCGCATGGGGGTTTCCCTGAGTATGGAAGGCGGTATGCTGCCGCGCGTGGCGCTGCCGTTTCGCTTCTTCGCGGGGGGCGCCCTGGGCACCGGCCGCCAGTGGGTGCCCTGGATACACATCGAGGATACGGTGCGGGCAATTGCGTTTCTCTTAACACATGACCATATCTCGGGGCCCGTGAATGTGTGTGCGCCCCAACCTGTGCGGTTTGCTGACTTTGCCAGCGCCGTGGGGCGAACATTGAGGCGTCCGTCGCTCTTCCGTGTGCCTCCTTGGGCTCTCCGCCTTGGCATGGGCGAAATGGCGGACATAGTGTTGCACGGGCAACGCGCGGTGCCCGCGCGGTTGACTGGCGCCGGGTTCGAGTTTCGGTATCCTGTTGTTGAGGACGCATTGAGCGCTATCCTGCGCGCAGAGACCTAAGCGCCTGACCCGTGTATAGTGCGCTTTTTACCAGTGTACGCTCAATTCTCTTGGACAAGGCGTAGCGCGGGGGCTTGTCCCCCGCCTCTTGGCCCAGGAAGCAAATGCCATATCGGGCAAGGTGCTTAGGTGCTGATGCATGCGCCGAATAGTCGCTGCGCGCCGGCGACGTATATGCGGTATGGTACCGCTGTGAGCC is a window encoding:
- a CDS encoding TIGR01777 family oxidoreductase; its protein translation is MRVIIAGGSGLIGRALTHHLCAQGHSAVVLSRQPLKVPKLPDGADVAYWDGSGSEGLVDLVDGAHAVVNLAGESIAGRRWTPAQKRRLRDSRIRSTSGIVAAIRAAPRQPAVLLQASAVGYYGNTGKEVDEQQAPGSDFLAELSQEWEHASAAVEESSTRRVLLRMGVSLSMEGGMLPRVALPFRFFAGGALGTGRQWVPWIHIEDTVRAIAFLLTHDHISGPVNVCAPQPVRFADFASAVGRTLRRPSLFRVPPWALRLGMGEMADIVLHGQRAVPARLTGAGFEFRYPVVEDALSAILRAET